The following proteins come from a genomic window of Aquimarina sp. MAR_2010_214:
- the ald gene encoding alanine dehydrogenase — MVIGVPKEIKNNENRVGVTPAGTMELVRHGHTVFIQHTAGLQSGFEDEEYIKAGAKILPTIEEVYSIAEMIIKVKEPIEPEYKLIKKDQLVFTYFHFASGEALTNAMIESGSVCVSYETVEDPDRSLPLLTPMSEVAGRMSIQQGAKFLEKPLKGRGILLGGVPGVPPAKVLVLGGGVVGTQAAKMAAGMGADVTILDISMKRLRYLDDVMAANVKTEFSNEYNIRKHIKDSDLIIGGVLIPGAKAPKLITRDMLKDMRPGTVIVDVAVDQGGCFETTKPTTHQDPVYIIDDIVHYSVANMPGAVPYTSTLALTNVTLPYAVQLANKGWKKACNENEPLKKGLNVINGDVVYPAISEAFNLPLKDVNEYLN, encoded by the coding sequence ATGGTAATTGGTGTTCCCAAAGAAATCAAAAATAACGAGAACAGAGTAGGTGTAACACCTGCTGGGACAATGGAGCTTGTTAGACATGGTCATACTGTTTTCATACAGCATACTGCTGGTCTTCAAAGTGGTTTTGAAGATGAAGAATATATTAAAGCAGGAGCTAAAATTTTACCTACCATTGAGGAGGTATATAGCATTGCTGAAATGATCATTAAGGTCAAGGAACCTATTGAGCCAGAATATAAATTGATCAAAAAGGATCAATTAGTATTTACCTATTTTCATTTTGCTTCGGGAGAAGCATTAACCAATGCAATGATTGAAAGCGGTTCGGTTTGTGTTTCGTATGAAACAGTAGAAGATCCTGATCGTAGCTTGCCTTTATTAACTCCGATGAGTGAAGTAGCAGGTCGTATGTCTATTCAACAAGGAGCTAAGTTTTTAGAAAAACCATTAAAAGGAAGAGGAATTCTTCTTGGTGGTGTTCCTGGTGTTCCACCAGCAAAAGTACTAGTACTTGGTGGTGGTGTAGTAGGAACTCAAGCCGCAAAAATGGCTGCAGGAATGGGAGCTGATGTAACGATTTTGGATATCAGTATGAAGAGATTACGTTACTTAGATGATGTAATGGCAGCAAATGTGAAGACAGAGTTTTCTAATGAATATAATATTCGTAAGCATATAAAAGATTCTGATTTAATTATCGGAGGAGTATTAATTCCTGGCGCAAAAGCACCAAAATTAATTACTCGCGATATGCTTAAAGATATGAGACCAGGAACTGTAATAGTAGATGTAGCTGTAGATCAGGGAGGTTGTTTTGAGACTACAAAACCAACAACTCACCAGGATCCAGTATATATTATTGATGATATTGTACATTATTCTGTTGCAAATATGCCAGGAGCAGTACCATATACGTCAACTTTGGCACTAACCAATGTCACTTTGCCATATGCAGTGCAATTGGCAAATAAAGGTTGGAAAAAAGCGTGTAACGAAAATGAACCACTTAAAAAAGGATTAAATGTGATTAACGGTGATGTCGTGTATCCTGCGATATCAGAAGCGTTTAATCTCCCTTTAAAAGATGTAAATGAATATTTGAATTAA
- a CDS encoding DUF3365 domain-containing protein, whose protein sequence is MKISKLSFTVIGLLFGVLTFTSCKNKNEGYQVKTEVEISDNKPHPGKKIMETKCYLCHSPSADHDGSIAPPMVAIKSHYLNDDTTKKEFGDAIWNFLQKPSEEKSRMPGAVRRFGVMPYQVFSEEEIRLIADYMYEFKIEEPKWFKQHIEEKGRGRMQYRNDGKIEKNTIGLETKDYKEIGLKYALGTKKVLGKNLMGTIQKKGVVAALEFCNEKAYTLTDSMATVYNAQIKRVSDKPRNPLNRATAEELEYIEIFKNKITNDEGYEPITVETDKKTHFYYPITTNLMCLQCHGKPKKDVQSKTLNILANLYPDDKALGYDINQVRGIWSISFEK, encoded by the coding sequence ATGAAAATTTCGAAGTTATCTTTTACAGTAATAGGCTTGTTGTTTGGTGTTCTTACGTTTACAAGTTGCAAAAATAAAAATGAGGGTTATCAGGTAAAAACAGAAGTGGAAATTTCTGATAATAAACCCCATCCTGGGAAAAAAATTATGGAGACCAAATGCTATCTATGCCATAGTCCATCAGCAGACCATGATGGCAGCATTGCACCTCCTATGGTTGCTATAAAATCACATTATTTAAATGACGATACCACCAAAAAAGAGTTCGGTGATGCTATCTGGAATTTTCTTCAAAAACCATCTGAGGAAAAATCTAGAATGCCAGGAGCAGTAAGACGTTTTGGCGTAATGCCGTATCAGGTTTTTTCTGAAGAAGAAATCCGTTTGATTGCAGATTATATGTATGAGTTTAAGATCGAAGAACCAAAATGGTTTAAGCAGCATATAGAAGAAAAAGGAAGAGGTAGAATGCAATACCGTAATGATGGGAAAATTGAAAAAAATACAATAGGATTAGAGACAAAAGATTACAAAGAAATAGGTCTGAAATATGCACTGGGTACAAAGAAAGTACTTGGTAAAAATTTAATGGGAACTATTCAGAAAAAAGGAGTTGTAGCAGCATTAGAATTTTGTAATGAAAAAGCCTACACGCTTACCGATAGTATGGCGACAGTGTATAACGCCCAAATTAAAAGAGTAAGTGATAAGCCTCGTAATCCGTTAAATAGGGCTACTGCTGAAGAACTCGAATATATAGAAATTTTCAAAAATAAAATCACTAACGATGAGGGATATGAGCCTATCACAGTAGAAACCGATAAAAAAACGCACTTCTATTATCCTATTACCACAAACCTTATGTGTTTACAATGCCATGGTAAGCCTAAAAAAGATGTGCAATCAAAAACGTTAAATATATTGGCAAATTTATATCCTGATGATAAAGCTTTAGGATATGATATCAATCAAGTGCGTGGCATTTGGAGTATTTCATTTGAAAAGTAA
- a CDS encoding leucine--tRNA ligase, translating into MSYDFNSIEARWQKYWAEKGTFKAENNSDKPKYYVLDMFPYPSGAGLHVGHPLGYIASDIYARYKRHKGFNVLHPQGYDSFGLPAEQYAIQTGQHPAITTKENIARYREQLDKIGFSFDWSREVKTSDPKFYKWTQWIFIELFNSWYDNDADKARAIDDLETIFASEGNTNVNAVCDEDITPFTAEDWNNFSSKEKQEVLLKYRLTYLAETEVNWCPQLGTVLANDEIVNGVSERGGYPVIRKKMTQWSMRISAYAERLLQGLETIDWTDSLKESQRNWIGKSVGASVTFTVKEHDEVIEVFTTRPDTIFGATFMTLAPEHELVAKITTPEQKADVEAYIEATAKRSERERMADVKTISGVFTGAYAEHPFTKAPAPIWIGDYVLAGYGTGAVMAVPCGDQRDYDFAKHFDIPITNIFDGVNISEEAFADKEKTIIANSDFLNGLNYKKATKTAIYELEKLGQGQGKTNYRLRDAVFSRQRYWGEPFPVYYVDGMPQMINVAHLPLALPEVEKYLPTETGEPPLGRADVWAWDAEKNEVVSNDKIDHKIVFPLELNTMPGWAGSSWYPFRYMDAGNDTEFASAEAMQYWENVDLYIGGNEHATGHLLYSRFWTKFLKDRAYLTVDEPFKKLINQGMILGTSAFAYGFGPAFSYEKVSDLGDSVREGIRQNKKFVIPKDSYEKGKKHELDEITSEIVDKIVQEYKEKGFNVKYVGEEFDGTFTPFRVNIDYLKGLTDNLNVEALIKDPIFSFVKDAIFILNEDGEYVTNREVEKMSKSKYNVVNPDGICEQYGADSLRLYEMFLGPLEQAKPWNTAGITGVHSFLKKLWKLYHNGETFGVTDTEPTKDDLKILHKTIKKVEEDIENFSFNTSVSTFMIAVNELTTQKCTSRAILEPLIVLISPYAPHIAEELWNRLGHKESISTAAFPVFEEKHLVESTKQYPISFNGKMRFTMELSLDLSKDEIEEAVMAHEKTQEQLAGREPKKIIVVPGKIVNVVG; encoded by the coding sequence ATGAGCTACGATTTTAATTCTATTGAAGCCAGATGGCAAAAATATTGGGCAGAAAAAGGCACTTTTAAGGCTGAAAACAATAGTGATAAACCTAAATATTATGTACTGGATATGTTTCCATATCCATCTGGTGCAGGATTACATGTTGGGCATCCACTGGGATATATCGCTAGTGATATCTATGCCAGATATAAACGTCATAAAGGATTTAACGTATTGCATCCGCAAGGATATGATTCTTTTGGGTTGCCAGCAGAACAGTATGCGATCCAAACAGGGCAGCATCCCGCAATAACGACCAAAGAAAATATAGCTCGCTATCGTGAGCAATTAGATAAAATAGGATTCTCTTTTGATTGGAGTCGCGAAGTAAAAACCAGTGATCCAAAATTTTATAAATGGACACAATGGATCTTTATAGAGTTGTTTAATTCATGGTATGATAATGACGCAGATAAAGCAAGAGCGATTGATGACCTTGAAACGATTTTTGCTTCAGAAGGAAATACAAACGTCAATGCAGTTTGTGATGAAGATATAACACCATTCACTGCAGAGGACTGGAATAATTTTTCTTCAAAAGAAAAACAAGAAGTACTATTAAAATATAGATTAACCTATTTGGCAGAGACCGAAGTAAATTGGTGTCCGCAATTAGGAACAGTACTAGCAAATGATGAAATTGTAAACGGAGTTTCTGAGCGTGGAGGATATCCTGTGATTCGTAAAAAAATGACACAGTGGAGTATGCGAATCTCTGCCTATGCAGAACGATTACTTCAAGGATTAGAAACGATTGATTGGACTGACTCATTAAAAGAATCACAACGCAACTGGATCGGAAAATCTGTAGGTGCTAGTGTAACCTTTACTGTAAAAGAACATGATGAGGTAATCGAAGTGTTTACTACACGTCCTGATACTATTTTTGGAGCTACATTTATGACATTGGCTCCAGAGCATGAATTAGTTGCCAAGATCACAACTCCTGAGCAGAAAGCAGATGTAGAAGCCTATATCGAAGCAACGGCCAAACGTAGTGAACGCGAACGTATGGCAGATGTAAAAACCATTAGTGGAGTGTTTACGGGGGCCTATGCAGAGCATCCGTTTACCAAGGCACCCGCACCTATTTGGATCGGAGATTATGTATTGGCAGGATATGGTACCGGAGCAGTGATGGCAGTACCATGTGGGGATCAACGAGATTATGACTTTGCAAAACATTTTGATATCCCTATTACTAATATTTTTGATGGCGTAAATATCTCTGAAGAAGCTTTTGCTGATAAAGAAAAGACCATTATAGCCAATTCTGATTTCCTGAATGGACTAAACTATAAAAAAGCAACCAAAACTGCGATTTATGAGCTAGAAAAACTAGGTCAGGGACAAGGTAAAACGAATTATAGATTGCGTGATGCGGTATTTAGTCGTCAGCGTTATTGGGGAGAACCGTTTCCTGTATATTATGTAGATGGAATGCCGCAGATGATCAATGTAGCACATTTGCCGTTAGCACTACCCGAAGTAGAAAAGTATTTACCTACAGAAACTGGTGAGCCGCCATTAGGTCGTGCCGATGTTTGGGCATGGGACGCAGAGAAGAATGAGGTGGTGTCTAATGATAAAATTGATCATAAAATAGTCTTTCCTTTAGAATTAAATACCATGCCGGGATGGGCAGGGAGCTCGTGGTACCCGTTTCGATATATGGATGCTGGTAATGATACTGAATTCGCTTCCGCGGAAGCGATGCAATACTGGGAAAACGTGGACTTGTATATCGGAGGAAATGAACATGCAACCGGTCACTTGTTATATTCTCGTTTCTGGACAAAATTCTTAAAAGATAGAGCATACCTTACCGTTGATGAGCCGTTTAAAAAGTTGATCAACCAGGGGATGATTTTGGGTACTAGTGCTTTTGCATATGGTTTTGGGCCAGCTTTTTCTTATGAAAAAGTATCCGACTTAGGGGATTCAGTTAGGGAAGGAATAAGACAAAATAAAAAGTTTGTAATTCCGAAAGATTCATACGAAAAGGGCAAGAAACATGAATTAGATGAAATTACAAGCGAAATTGTAGATAAAATTGTTCAAGAATATAAAGAAAAAGGTTTTAATGTTAAGTATGTTGGGGAAGAGTTTGATGGTACATTTACTCCTTTTAGAGTCAATATTGATTATTTAAAAGGTCTTACAGATAACTTAAATGTCGAAGCATTAATTAAGGATCCAATATTTAGTTTTGTTAAGGATGCAATCTTCATTCTTAATGAAGACGGCGAGTATGTCACTAATCGCGAAGTAGAAAAAATGTCCAAGTCTAAATACAATGTGGTCAATCCAGATGGTATTTGTGAGCAGTATGGAGCAGATAGTTTACGTCTGTATGAGATGTTCCTTGGGCCATTAGAACAAGCAAAACCGTGGAATACCGCGGGAATTACCGGAGTGCATTCTTTCCTCAAAAAATTATGGAAATTATACCACAATGGCGAGACATTTGGTGTCACCGATACAGAACCTACCAAAGACGATTTAAAAATATTGCATAAAACCATCAAAAAGGTAGAAGAAGATATTGAGAATTTCTCGTTTAATACATCGGTAAGTACCTTTATGATTGCGGTAAATGAATTGACAACTCAGAAATGTACTTCTAGAGCAATCTTAGAACCTTTGATTGTGTTAATTTCTCCTTATGCTCCTCACATCGCAGAAGAGCTATGGAACAGATTAGGACATAAAGAATCTATATCTACGGCTGCATTTCCTGTATTCGAAGAGAAGCATCTGGTAGAGAGTACCAAACAATACCCTATTTCGTTTAATGGTAAAATGCGTTTTACAATGGAGTTGTCATTAGACCTAAGTAAAGATGAGATTGAGGAAGCGGTCATGGCTCATGAAAAAACACAAGAACAACTTGCTGGACGAGAACCTAAAAAGATAATCGTGGTGCCTGGTAAAATTGTAAATGTAGTCGGTTAG
- a CDS encoding cupin domain-containing protein translates to MKKYILILIGTIGLSSCTPEAKTDTVNENNLASKVAYADKINNTVVYSSNDYKMIAFALKSDQVMKPHSAPVDAPLLMLEGSAKITIGDAEHILKSGDIITLPKNILHGVYPITDCKFLLIK, encoded by the coding sequence ATGAAAAAATACATCCTAATTTTGATAGGTACAATAGGACTTTCTAGTTGTACACCAGAGGCTAAAACCGATACAGTAAATGAGAATAATCTAGCTAGTAAAGTTGCTTATGCTGATAAGATAAATAATACAGTTGTTTATAGTAGTAATGATTATAAAATGATAGCTTTTGCCCTTAAAAGCGATCAGGTTATGAAACCACATTCTGCACCTGTAGATGCACCTTTGTTAATGTTAGAAGGTAGTGCAAAAATTACCATAGGAGATGCTGAACATATACTGAAAAGCGGAGATATTATCACGCTTCCTAAAAATATTTTGCATGGGGTATATCCTATTACAGATTGTAAGTTTTTACTCATTAAATAG
- a CDS encoding NAD(P)/FAD-dependent oxidoreductase — MSKIVVLGAGISGHVAASHLRRKLSKEHEVIVVSPNSNYQWIPSNIWVGVGRMKSKSILFPLKPLYKKKQIGYVQAKAVVFYPEGDVNEEKPYVLAEYVMGEEKKGQREKITYDYLINATGPKLNFEATEGLIPGKNKTYSVCTYTHANHAWKGLNALIQEMKQGKKAKILIGTGHAKATCQGAAFEYILNVEKELCRHKVRDKAEITWISNEYKLGDFGMDGMLLKYGSMTMKSNELVEMIFEDRDIKWILGAGVTKIEDGIAHYENLEGEFKTESYDFAMLIPSFSGHGFKAYDKKEDDITEKLFKGFMIVDADYTSRPYEDWSVQDWPETYQNPSYKNIFAPGIAFAPPHSISMPRKSKNGTAIFPAPPRTGMPSGITAKVVADNIIDSIKNKKELLHHKGSMGNMGAACIASAGFGLISGSGISITTYPIVPDYNKYPKTQGRKLGKTFGEIGLASHWLKLALHYAFIYKAKMKPLWWLIPE, encoded by the coding sequence ATGTCAAAAATAGTAGTCCTAGGAGCAGGTATTTCGGGTCATGTAGCTGCATCACACTTACGTAGAAAACTATCAAAAGAACACGAAGTTATTGTTGTTTCCCCTAACAGTAACTACCAATGGATTCCTTCTAATATTTGGGTTGGGGTAGGAAGAATGAAATCAAAAAGTATTTTATTTCCTCTTAAACCTTTATATAAAAAGAAACAAATAGGATATGTACAAGCCAAAGCAGTGGTATTTTACCCTGAAGGTGATGTGAACGAGGAAAAACCATATGTACTTGCAGAGTATGTTATGGGAGAGGAGAAGAAAGGGCAGCGAGAAAAGATAACATATGATTATTTGATAAATGCTACAGGTCCTAAACTTAATTTTGAAGCTACTGAAGGTTTAATCCCAGGAAAAAACAAAACGTATTCTGTATGTACATATACACATGCAAATCATGCCTGGAAAGGTTTAAATGCTTTGATTCAAGAAATGAAACAAGGTAAAAAGGCCAAAATTCTTATAGGAACAGGTCATGCAAAAGCTACTTGCCAGGGTGCTGCTTTTGAATATATCCTAAATGTAGAAAAAGAACTATGTAGACATAAGGTGCGTGATAAGGCAGAGATTACCTGGATTTCTAATGAATATAAATTGGGTGATTTTGGAATGGATGGAATGTTGCTGAAATATGGTAGTATGACGATGAAGTCAAATGAACTGGTAGAAATGATTTTTGAAGACCGGGACATTAAGTGGATTCTTGGTGCAGGAGTTACTAAAATTGAAGATGGAATCGCACATTACGAAAACTTGGAAGGAGAATTTAAAACCGAGAGCTATGATTTTGCGATGCTCATACCTTCTTTTTCGGGACATGGTTTTAAAGCCTATGATAAAAAAGAAGATGATATTACAGAAAAACTTTTTAAAGGATTTATGATTGTAGATGCAGATTATACTTCAAGGCCTTATGAGGACTGGTCTGTTCAAGACTGGCCAGAAACCTATCAAAACCCAAGTTATAAAAATATATTTGCTCCAGGGATAGCATTTGCACCACCTCATAGCATATCAATGCCTCGTAAAAGTAAAAATGGAACAGCAATATTTCCAGCACCCCCCAGAACAGGAATGCCTTCCGGAATTACAGCAAAAGTAGTCGCAGATAATATTATAGACTCTATTAAAAACAAAAAAGAATTGTTACATCACAAGGGCTCTATGGGGAATATGGGAGCTGCCTGTATCGCATCTGCCGGGTTTGGATTAATCTCAGGAAGCGGGATTAGTATTACAACCTACCCTATTGTTCCAGACTACAATAAATATCCAAAAACACAAGGTAGAAAACTAGGCAAAACCTTCGGAGAAATAGGCCTGGCAAGTCACTGGCTAAAACTAGCATTACATTACGCATTTATTTATAAAGCAAAAATGAAACCTTTGTGGTGGTTAATTCCAGAATAA
- a CDS encoding ketopantoate reductase family protein, producing the protein MHTVIIGVGGVGGYFGGKISDSGQKVTLVARGEHLEVIKKNGLQVKSINGDFVTHPFHATDQIGTTEKADIVLICTKSWQVAEAAKLIKPILKEDTVIIPLQNGADNAEKVCSVVETKYVLGGLCKIYSKIEAPGIISHFGHQPEVVFGELDKSETERLQKVKKVFDKAGFNNAISKDIEVDIWSKFMFITAVSGIGALTRATIGEVYENPETHRILEQTATEIYNIGIAKGVSLPEDIVSRILAFIGKQPYDSTASMQRDIMEGRPSELDNFNGFIVKEGAKLGVLTPVNTFIYSCLQPMETKARK; encoded by the coding sequence ATGCATACAGTCATTATAGGAGTTGGAGGAGTCGGCGGCTATTTCGGAGGAAAAATCAGTGATTCTGGTCAAAAAGTAACTTTGGTAGCCAGAGGTGAGCATCTCGAAGTTATTAAAAAGAATGGATTGCAAGTTAAAAGCATCAATGGGGATTTTGTAACTCATCCATTTCATGCAACAGATCAGATTGGTACTACAGAAAAAGCAGATATAGTACTGATCTGTACAAAATCCTGGCAAGTGGCAGAAGCGGCAAAATTGATCAAACCGATTTTAAAAGAAGATACAGTTATTATTCCATTACAAAACGGTGCCGATAATGCAGAAAAAGTATGCTCTGTAGTAGAGACAAAGTATGTTCTGGGTGGGTTGTGCAAAATCTACAGTAAAATAGAAGCTCCGGGCATTATTTCTCATTTTGGCCATCAACCCGAAGTTGTTTTTGGAGAACTAGACAAAAGTGAAACCGAGCGTCTGCAAAAAGTAAAAAAAGTATTTGATAAAGCAGGATTTAACAATGCAATCTCTAAAGATATTGAAGTAGATATCTGGAGCAAGTTTATGTTTATTACTGCGGTTAGTGGCATTGGTGCACTTACCAGAGCTACGATCGGAGAAGTATATGAAAATCCGGAAACCCATCGTATTTTAGAACAAACCGCTACAGAGATTTATAATATAGGAATTGCCAAAGGCGTTTCTTTACCAGAAGATATTGTATCTCGGATTTTGGCTTTTATCGGTAAACAACCCTATGATTCTACAGCTTCTATGCAACGTGATATTATGGAAGGCAGACCATCAGAATTAGATAATTTTAATGGCTTTATTGTAAAAGAAGGAGCAAAATTAGGAGTTCTAACACCTGTAAATACGTTTATATATAGTTGTTTACAGCCTATGGAAACGAAAGCACGAAAATAA
- a CDS encoding zinc metallopeptidase, producing the protein MMGYYIIAGVIFLVSSFVSNKLKSKFKKYSNINLQNRMSGAEIATKMLQDNGIRDVQVVSTAGMLTDHYNPLKKTVNLSEGVYNQRNAAAAAVAAHECGHAVQHATSYSWLTMRSKIVPAVGVASKLSNFVIMGGLILSASGVIFGNTLFLIGIILFAVTTLFAFITLPVEYDASNRALAWLENNNMLTPQEHAGAKDALKWAARTYVVAALGSLATLLYFISIFMGGRRD; encoded by the coding sequence ATGATGGGATATTATATCATTGCGGGAGTTATATTTTTAGTGAGCTCATTTGTAAGCAATAAACTCAAAAGTAAATTCAAGAAATATTCTAATATCAACTTACAAAACAGGATGAGTGGCGCAGAGATTGCGACCAAGATGTTACAGGATAATGGGATTCGTGATGTGCAAGTGGTTTCTACTGCAGGAATGCTTACAGATCATTATAATCCATTAAAAAAGACAGTAAACTTAAGTGAAGGAGTATATAACCAGCGTAATGCCGCTGCCGCTGCCGTAGCTGCTCACGAATGTGGGCATGCTGTACAACATGCTACATCATATAGTTGGCTAACCATGAGGTCTAAGATTGTACCCGCAGTAGGAGTAGCAAGTAAGCTTTCTAATTTTGTGATTATGGGAGGACTTATTCTTTCGGCATCCGGGGTGATCTTTGGGAATACTCTTTTCTTAATAGGAATCATATTATTTGCAGTAACAACACTGTTTGCATTTATCACCTTGCCTGTAGAGTATGATGCCAGTAACAGAGCATTAGCATGGTTAGAAAATAATAATATGCTTACTCCTCAGGAGCATGCAGGAGCCAAAGATGCATTAAAATGGGCCGCACGTACCTATGTGGTAGCTGCTTTAGGTTCTTTAGCAACTTTACTCTATTTTATCTCAATTTTTATGGGGGGTAGAAGAGACTAA
- a CDS encoding IS110 family transposase — MKSIYLGIDISKKTLDICLVDQKSEAFFKIENKIKAIKKLFKQITTLDAEIFIAMENTGLYNYNLYEVLKDYSFNVYVIDPKHIKRSIGLVRGKNDKVDAKRIATFIERNYQDFDCWKPTSEAVQNIKILMSQRRHKVKTRQAIKQQNKELKTVKRTKIISSSMKINLKEIEQINKHIAAIEKLIKEEIANDSVLEKDIERIRTIPGIGSVTAWTLAVKTDGFVRLTNPRKLACFAGVVPFEQQSGTSLKTKPRVSKMADMQLKSVLQMAAMRAVRMDNDLKHFYLRKVEEGKNKMSVLNAVRNKLIHIAMALIKNKSFYENRLVLS; from the coding sequence ATGAAAAGTATTTATTTAGGAATTGACATTAGTAAAAAAACATTAGATATTTGTTTAGTTGATCAGAAATCAGAAGCATTCTTTAAGATTGAAAATAAAATCAAAGCGATTAAAAAACTCTTTAAGCAGATAACTACTTTAGATGCTGAGATCTTTATTGCAATGGAAAATACTGGTCTTTATAATTATAATTTATATGAAGTTTTGAAGGATTATTCATTTAATGTTTATGTGATCGATCCTAAGCACATTAAACGAAGCATCGGTTTAGTTCGTGGTAAGAATGATAAAGTTGATGCTAAGCGCATTGCTACTTTTATTGAAAGGAACTATCAAGATTTTGATTGCTGGAAGCCCACAAGTGAGGCTGTACAAAATATAAAAATACTGATGAGCCAACGTAGACATAAGGTAAAAACTAGACAGGCTATTAAACAACAAAATAAGGAGCTTAAAACAGTTAAAAGGACTAAAATAATAAGTTCCTCAATGAAAATCAATTTAAAAGAAATTGAGCAGATTAATAAACATATAGCGGCTATAGAAAAATTGATTAAAGAGGAGATAGCTAATGATTCTGTTTTGGAAAAGGACATAGAACGTATCAGAACTATACCAGGAATAGGATCAGTTACAGCTTGGACTTTAGCTGTGAAAACTGATGGTTTTGTGCGATTGACTAATCCGAGAAAACTAGCTTGTTTTGCTGGCGTTGTTCCATTCGAACAACAAAGTGGAACAAGTCTAAAGACAAAACCAAGAGTATCAAAAATGGCGGATATGCAACTTAAATCCGTGCTCCAAATGGCAGCTATGAGAGCAGTAAGAATGGATAACGATCTTAAACACTTTTACTTGAGAAAAGTAGAAGAAGGTAAGAACAAAATGAGTGTACTCAATGCTGTTAGAAACAAACTAATACATATCGCAATGGCATTAATAAAAAACAAATCTTTTTATGAAAACCGTTTGGTATTGTCATAG